Proteins from one Oscillatoria sp. FACHB-1407 genomic window:
- a CDS encoding photosystem II protein D1, whose product EVMHERNAHNFPLDLAAGEAAPVALTAPQING is encoded by the coding sequence GGAAGTAATGCACGAGCGCAACGCTCACAACTTCCCCCTCGATTTGGCTGCTGGTGAAGCTGCTCCTGTTGCTTTGACTGCTCCTCAAATCAATGGTTAA